The following proteins are encoded in a genomic region of Methanobrevibacter sp.:
- a CDS encoding TRC40/GET3/ArsA family transport-energizing ATPase → MALKDYFKFNDDKTTFIFVGGKGGVGKTSVSAATALWLANQGKKTLIVSTDPAHSLSDSLEVPIGHYPREIKTNLYAVEIDPDEAMAQKQAALEAQKAMSTQDKLMGLDMLTDQLDIASAAPGADEAAAFEIFLTVMTSNEYDVVVFDTAPTGHTLRLLSFPEVMDSWVGKMMTIKAKLGETANKLKNLIPFLDAGDDVQSTEELERTKRQINEAKEVLADSDRTTFKMVVIPEEMSIYESERALEALDKYNITVDSVIVNQVMPDISDCDFCHSRHELQQKRLVLIDQKFRDQNVLQVPLFKDEVKGQEKLLNLAEILYEDKDNDEVQQEAIQL, encoded by the coding sequence TTGGCATTAAAAGATTATTTTAAATTTAACGATGATAAGACAACATTCATATTTGTAGGTGGAAAAGGAGGAGTAGGAAAAACTTCAGTATCCGCAGCTACCGCATTATGGTTAGCAAACCAAGGTAAAAAAACATTAATCGTGTCAACAGACCCTGCACATTCATTATCCGACTCTTTGGAAGTGCCAATTGGCCATTATCCACGTGAAATAAAAACAAACCTATACGCTGTTGAAATCGATCCAGATGAAGCAATGGCACAAAAGCAAGCAGCCCTCGAGGCTCAAAAAGCAATGTCAACACAAGACAAATTGATGGGACTTGACATGTTGACAGACCAGTTAGACATTGCATCTGCAGCTCCAGGAGCAGATGAAGCAGCAGCATTTGAAATATTCCTTACAGTAATGACCTCAAATGAATATGATGTAGTAGTATTCGATACCGCCCCAACAGGACACACATTAAGATTATTATCCTTCCCAGAAGTTATGGATTCATGGGTTGGAAAAATGATGACCATAAAAGCAAAATTAGGAGAAACCGCCAACAAACTTAAAAACCTCATACCATTCCTTGATGCTGGAGACGATGTTCAATCCACTGAAGAGCTAGAAAGAACCAAAAGACAAATTAATGAAGCAAAAGAAGTCTTGGCTGATTCTGATAGAACAACATTCAAGATGGTAGTAATTCCTGAAGAGATGTCAATTTACGAATCAGAAAGAGCATTGGAAGCATTAGACAAATATAACATAACTGTAGACAGCGTTATTGTAAATCAAGTGATGCCAGACATCAGCGACTGTGATTTCTGCCATTCCAGACATGAACTTCAACAAAAACGTTTGGTTTTAATTGATCAGAAATTCCGTGACCAGAATGTGCTTCAAGTGCCTTTGTTCAAGGATGAAGTTAAAGGTCAAGAAAAGCTTTTAAACTTGGCTGAAATCCTTTATGAAGACAAGGACAACGATGAAGTACAGCAAGAAGCCATACAATTATAA
- a CDS encoding NAD+ synthase: MTQIPDLNVKTTKEELMNFIKEKVAEANAEGIVVGLSGGIDSTVTAFLATEALGKENVFGLVMPSTTTPTEDKIHGTDIAKRLGIEYKEMAIDKVLNEFLLVSNTPEEENELAIGNLKARIRMALVYYFANIKNYIVGGTGNKSEILIGYFTKYGDGASDMEPIGELYKTEVRQLAKYIGIPEEIIEKPPRAGLWNNQTDEEEIGMPYEILDRILYGYIDLHMDAKEIADDIGIPLEEVERIILKVKNNTHKSKIPATPNNR; this comes from the coding sequence ATGACTCAGATTCCAGATTTAAATGTTAAAACAACAAAAGAGGAGTTAATGAACTTCATTAAAGAAAAGGTAGCTGAAGCTAATGCAGAAGGAATCGTAGTTGGATTAAGTGGAGGAATAGATTCAACAGTTACAGCATTTCTCGCTACAGAAGCTCTAGGAAAAGAAAATGTGTTTGGTCTTGTAATGCCATCAACAACAACACCAACTGAAGATAAGATTCATGGTACTGATATTGCAAAAAGGCTTGGAATTGAATATAAAGAGATGGCAATCGATAAAGTCTTGAACGAATTTTTACTCGTGTCAAATACTCCTGAAGAAGAAAACGAATTGGCAATTGGTAATCTTAAAGCAAGGATTAGAATGGCTCTGGTTTATTATTTCGCTAATATTAAGAATTATATTGTGGGAGGAACAGGTAACAAAAGTGAAATTTTAATTGGTTACTTTACAAAATACGGTGATGGAGCATCCGATATGGAGCCGATTGGTGAGCTTTATAAGACTGAAGTAAGGCAATTAGCTAAATATATTGGTATTCCTGAGGAAATTATAGAAAAACCTCCTCGTGCAGGATTATGGAATAATCAAACCGACGAAGAAGAAATTGGAATGCCTTATGAGATTTTAGACAGGATATTGTATGGTTACATTGACTTACATATGGATGCAAAAGAAATAGCTGACGATATTGGTATTCCTTTAGAAGAAGTTGAAAGGATTATTCTCAAAGTTAAAAACAATACTCATAAATCAAAAATTCCAGCAACTCCTAACAATAGATAG
- the cfbD gene encoding Ni-sirohydrochlorin a,c-diamide reductive cyclase catalytic subunit, which yields MHPRPSPIAASLYTLRDMNADVIIMHGPHGCCFRTGRLLESDGVRVLTTAMAENDFILGAGEKLEETLRNAYEMFNPSLIGVVGTCASMIIGEDLKEAIANADLDCTVIPAESHGGFGEGDNTEGAIIVLDSAVDCGVIPREEADRQIEMLKKATEIEKTRGMAQGKYIRPNFGDNKEEVARMIVKAIKEGKKVAFVLNAKKETTYLFADILNFKYEDINPDNKPIVVANLDENIGLPRIRNHATNIKGQLDIPIDYITGGLDEYPVTGNVAGEYLKDLNPDMLVVFGVPHAFPVEDFEGHTIAITDGPRLVEPLKDLGYDNVVAELDAHSKTLGTDEIVYSDFGSMIRSAIEWEK from the coding sequence GTGCATCCAAGACCAAGTCCGATAGCAGCATCTCTTTATACATTAAGGGATATGAATGCTGATGTAATTATCATGCATGGTCCTCATGGCTGTTGTTTTAGAACAGGAAGACTTCTTGAAAGTGATGGTGTTAGGGTTTTAACAACTGCTATGGCTGAAAATGATTTTATTTTAGGTGCTGGTGAAAAGCTTGAAGAAACTTTAAGAAATGCTTATGAAATGTTCAATCCTTCTTTAATAGGTGTTGTCGGAACATGTGCCAGTATGATTATTGGTGAAGACTTAAAAGAAGCAATTGCTAATGCTGATTTAGACTGTACTGTAATTCCTGCCGAATCCCATGGTGGTTTTGGTGAAGGGGATAACACAGAAGGGGCCATTATTGTTCTTGATTCTGCAGTTGATTGTGGGGTTATCCCTCGTGAGGAAGCAGATAGGCAAATTGAAATGCTCAAAAAGGCTACAGAAATAGAAAAAACTCGAGGTATGGCTCAAGGAAAATATATTAGGCCTAATTTTGGAGACAATAAGGAAGAAGTAGCGAGAATGATTGTAAAGGCAATCAAGGAAGGTAAAAAGGTTGCTTTTGTGTTAAATGCTAAAAAAGAAACTACTTACTTGTTTGCAGATATCTTAAACTTTAAATATGAAGATATAAATCCTGATAATAAGCCTATTGTTGTAGCAAATTTGGATGAGAATATTGGCCTTCCAAGAATAAGAAATCATGCTACTAATATAAAGGGTCAATTGGATATTCCTATTGATTATATTACTGGTGGTCTTGATGAATATCCTGTAACTGGTAACGTTGCGGGAGAATATTTAAAAGATTTAAATCCTGACATGTTGGTTGTATTTGGAGTTCCTCATGCATTTCCTGTTGAAGATTTTGAGGGTCATACAATTGCTATTACAGATGGGCCTCGTCTTGTAGAACCTTTAAAAGATTTGGGTTATGATAATGTAGTTGCAGAGTTAGATGCACATTCTAAGACATTAGGAACAGATGAAATTGTCTATTCTGATTTTGGTTCAATGATTAGATCCGCTATTGAATGGGAAAAATAA
- the hisH gene encoding imidazole glycerol phosphate synthase subunit HisH, with amino-acid sequence MITIIDYKSGNLRSISNGFRKLNCDVEVTNDVEKIANAEHLVLPGVGAFGEAMKNIQPFKEVIYEHVEDDKPFLGICLGQQLFMSDSEESLGVDGLNFFKGSVKYLPVDLKIPHMGWNKIKIVNDSPIFEGVDGKYFYFVHSYHAVPEDENVIAATTDYGMDVVAALSENNLFSTQFHPEKSGRDGLKILKNFINLRR; translated from the coding sequence ATGATAACTATTATTGATTATAAAAGTGGAAATCTTAGAAGTATTTCTAATGGTTTTAGAAAATTAAATTGTGATGTTGAAGTGACAAATGATGTTGAAAAAATTGCCAATGCAGAACATCTTGTTTTGCCAGGTGTTGGTGCATTCGGTGAAGCTATGAAAAATATACAGCCATTTAAAGAGGTTATTTATGAACATGTGGAGGATGATAAACCATTTCTGGGAATTTGTCTTGGTCAACAGCTTTTCATGAGCGATAGCGAAGAATCATTGGGTGTTGATGGTTTAAACTTTTTTAAAGGCTCTGTTAAATATTTGCCAGTGGATTTGAAAATACCTCATATGGGATGGAACAAAATTAAAATTGTAAATGACAGCCCTATTTTTGAGGGCGTTGATGGCAAATACTTTTATTTTGTTCATTCTTATCATGCTGTTCCTGAGGATGAAAATGTTATTGCAGCCACTACCGATTATGGTATGGATGTAGTTGCAGCATTATCTGAGAATAATTTATTTTCTACTCAATTTCACCCAGAAAAAAGTGGGCGTGACGGATTAAAGATTTTGAAGAATTTTATTAATTTAAGAAGATGA
- the leuS gene encoding leucine--tRNA ligase, with protein sequence MTENIEKKWQKKWDDEKLFESNPNEKEKLFLTVAFPYPSGAMHIGHGRTYTVPDVYARFKRMEGYNVLFPMAWHVTGAPVIGIASRIQRKVPWTLDLYEKVHKVPKETLPKMEDPEFIVKYFSNEYHDVMHDMGYSIDWRREFRTIDPTYKKFIEWQIRKLKDADLIKKGEHPVKYCPRCENPVGDHDLLEGEGVGVNELTLLKFKGDDKFFVTATLRPETIVGATNLWLNPDIKYVEVRNGDENWIISEEAHHNLQHQFKDMEIIGEINPKEYIGTFVENPVTGEKLPILPASFVSGEYGSGVVFSEPADAPADFIALRDLKENSDLLKEYDLEDIIVDVNPIPVVEVKGYGEIPAKDIIEGMGITSQEDEKLHDATNELYKVEFSKGRMLEKYGGAKVRAAREDFKNDMIADNTATIMYDFAERPIICRCGERCVVKIMDNQWFMKYSDPEWTEKTCKVLEGEEIIPPEIRNNFEYYLDWLDDWACSRNIGLGTKLPWDDKWLIEPLTDSTIYMSYYTIAKYLRDMDPELLNDAFFDKVFLDIDSDDIKVDSETVEKIQKEFNYWYPLDWRLSAKDLVGNHLSFLMFHHSAIFPEDKWPKGTVVFGMGLLEGNKMSSSKGNVILLKDAIEDYSADVVRLFLMASAEPWQDFDWREKEVLGTKRRLEWFSEFAAKVEEIKGSPLDLSNIEEVELSRTIDLWMLSQLNSHIKEATEALEVFQTRKALQEALFLLKKDIDHYMYRVKHLLDKQDPAVIYVLSTVLENWIRLLAPFTPHTSEELWANYGGKGFVSEAEWPEYDEELISDKIERSEQLVQNTIKDINQIKKMVGGDVSKVHIYLAPEWKWELYKIADEVGKPDIGQIMGRAIGANVYDDKKEIANVAKKISREMTKTRFIGKIDEEQILNDAIDYITEEIGKDIIVHSDDSYDPENKARNAMPYKPAIFME encoded by the coding sequence GTGACAGAAAACATAGAAAAAAAATGGCAAAAGAAATGGGATGATGAAAAGTTATTTGAATCAAATCCCAACGAAAAAGAAAAGTTATTCCTGACTGTTGCGTTTCCGTATCCTAGTGGTGCAATGCATATTGGACATGGTCGTACATATACAGTTCCTGATGTTTATGCAAGATTCAAAAGAATGGAAGGGTATAATGTATTATTCCCAATGGCATGGCATGTAACAGGTGCACCAGTTATTGGAATTGCAAGTAGAATTCAAAGAAAAGTTCCATGGACTTTAGATTTATATGAAAAGGTTCACAAGGTTCCTAAAGAAACTTTACCGAAAATGGAGGATCCGGAATTTATTGTAAAATACTTCAGTAATGAATATCATGACGTGATGCATGACATGGGATATTCAATTGATTGGAGAAGAGAATTCAGAACTATTGATCCTACATATAAAAAATTCATCGAATGGCAAATCAGAAAGCTTAAAGATGCCGATTTAATTAAAAAAGGAGAACATCCGGTAAAATACTGTCCAAGATGTGAAAATCCTGTTGGTGATCATGATTTGCTTGAAGGGGAAGGAGTAGGAGTTAACGAACTTACATTGCTTAAATTTAAAGGTGATGACAAGTTCTTTGTAACTGCTACCTTAAGGCCAGAAACTATTGTTGGAGCTACAAATCTTTGGTTAAATCCCGACATTAAGTATGTTGAAGTAAGAAATGGTGACGAAAATTGGATTATAAGTGAAGAAGCGCATCACAACCTGCAGCACCAATTTAAAGATATGGAAATAATTGGTGAAATCAATCCTAAAGAGTACATCGGTACTTTTGTGGAAAATCCGGTTACAGGTGAAAAACTTCCAATTCTTCCGGCTAGTTTTGTAAGTGGGGAATATGGTAGTGGAGTGGTTTTCTCAGAACCTGCTGATGCACCAGCTGATTTCATTGCTTTAAGGGACTTAAAGGAGAATTCTGATTTATTGAAAGAATATGATTTGGAAGACATAATCGTTGATGTTAATCCAATTCCAGTTGTTGAAGTTAAAGGCTATGGCGAGATTCCTGCAAAAGATATTATTGAAGGAATGGGAATTACAAGTCAGGAAGATGAAAAGCTTCATGATGCAACAAATGAACTATATAAGGTAGAGTTCAGTAAAGGAAGAATGCTCGAAAAATATGGAGGGGCTAAGGTTCGCGCAGCTCGTGAAGACTTCAAAAACGATATGATAGCAGACAACACCGCCACTATCATGTATGACTTTGCAGAAAGGCCTATTATCTGCAGATGTGGTGAACGTTGTGTTGTTAAAATTATGGACAATCAATGGTTCATGAAATATTCTGACCCTGAATGGACTGAAAAAACCTGTAAGGTTCTTGAAGGGGAAGAAATTATTCCTCCAGAAATTAGAAACAATTTCGAATATTATCTTGACTGGTTGGATGATTGGGCTTGTTCCAGAAATATCGGTCTTGGAACCAAGCTCCCTTGGGATGATAAATGGTTAATCGAGCCTTTAACCGATTCTACAATTTACATGTCCTATTACACTATTGCCAAATATTTAAGGGATATGGATCCTGAACTTTTAAATGATGCATTCTTTGATAAAGTGTTCTTAGATATTGATAGCGATGATATTAAGGTGGATTCTGAAACTGTTGAAAAGATTCAAAAAGAGTTTAATTATTGGTATCCTCTTGATTGGAGATTATCAGCAAAAGACTTGGTTGGAAACCACTTGAGCTTTTTAATGTTCCACCACAGTGCAATCTTCCCTGAAGACAAATGGCCTAAAGGTACTGTTGTTTTTGGTATGGGCTTACTTGAAGGAAATAAAATGTCCTCATCAAAAGGAAATGTCATTCTTTTAAAAGATGCTATTGAAGATTACAGTGCGGATGTTGTAAGGCTTTTCTTAATGGCTTCAGCTGAACCATGGCAAGACTTTGATTGGAGAGAAAAAGAAGTTCTTGGAACTAAAAGAAGATTGGAATGGTTTAGTGAATTTGCAGCCAAAGTTGAAGAAATCAAGGGAAGCCCTCTTGATTTAAGTAATATTGAAGAAGTGGAACTTTCAAGAACAATAGATCTTTGGATGTTAAGTCAGCTTAATAGTCATATAAAAGAAGCAACTGAAGCTTTAGAGGTTTTCCAAACCAGAAAAGCTCTTCAGGAAGCTTTATTCTTGCTTAAGAAGGATATAGATCATTACATGTATAGGGTTAAACATTTACTTGATAAACAAGATCCTGCGGTTATTTATGTTCTTTCAACTGTTCTTGAAAATTGGATTAGACTTTTAGCACCATTTACTCCACATACTTCTGAGGAACTTTGGGCTAATTATGGTGGTAAAGGTTTTGTGTCTGAAGCAGAATGGCCTGAATATGATGAAGAATTGATAAGTGATAAAATAGAACGTTCTGAACAATTAGTTCAAAATACTATTAAAGACATAAATCAAATCAAAAAGATGGTAGGTGGCGATGTATCAAAAGTGCATATATATCTTGCCCCTGAATGGAAATGGGAACTTTATAAAATAGCTGATGAGGTAGGAAAACCTGATATTGGCCAAATTATGGGTAGGGCAATCGGAGCTAATGTTTACGATGACAAAAAAGAAATAGCTAATGTTGCTAAAAAAATCTCTCGTGAAATGACCAAAACCCGTTTCATCGGTAAAATCGACGAAGAGCAAATATTGAACGATGCTATTGATTACATTACTGAAGAAATTGGTAAGGACATAATTGTTCATAGTGATGACAGTTATGATCCTGAAAACAAGGCTAGAAATGCAATGCCTTACAAACCGGCTATTTTCATGGAATAA
- a CDS encoding ferritin yields the protein MLSEKMEKALNDQMTAEFHSGYLYLSMAAYLEELDYPGFANWMKVQAKEEQDHGMKIYNYIIARGAKVTLEAIEAPQTEWDDIEAIFAHVLEHEQLVTSLINNLVDLAIEESDHATNQFLQWYVAEQVEEEENAMENLGKIKRGKNSADILFMLDAEFANRIYTSEI from the coding sequence ATGTTATCTGAAAAAATGGAAAAAGCTTTAAATGATCAAATGACTGCAGAATTTCACTCCGGATACTTGTATTTATCAATGGCAGCATATCTTGAAGAATTAGATTACCCAGGATTTGCTAACTGGATGAAAGTACAAGCTAAAGAAGAACAAGATCATGGAATGAAAATTTACAATTACATCATTGCTAGAGGAGCTAAAGTTACATTAGAAGCAATTGAAGCACCTCAAACCGAATGGGATGATATCGAAGCAATCTTTGCACACGTATTAGAACATGAACAATTAGTAACTTCATTAATTAACAATCTTGTAGACTTAGCAATTGAAGAAAGCGATCATGCCACTAACCAATTCTTACAATGGTACGTTGCAGAACAAGTTGAAGAAGAAGAGAATGCAATGGAAAACCTCGGTAAAATTAAAAGAGGTAAAAACTCTGCAGATATCTTATTTATGCTTGATGCAGAATTCGCTAACCGTATCTACACTTCAGAAATATAA
- a CDS encoding cobalt-precorrin-7 (C(5))-methyltransferase — MAGKIFIVGIGPGSSDYLTKRALDVVKNADVTVGSIRAVDLFEDIREKIPFNVKNLVEKLEEAVELAIGGKTVAILSTGDPGFSGVLNTVLRIADEKGFDEGNIEVIPGISSLQLAAAKTHIQWDNANVMTFHGRENVEDILEVINNGKATIALPSRKVRDMAQFLLDNGVSESREVTVCERLSYDDERIVNATLKEIADSEFTYMCIMVIH; from the coding sequence ATGGCAGGTAAAATTTTCATAGTGGGCATAGGTCCAGGTTCAAGTGACTATTTGACTAAAAGGGCTTTGGATGTAGTTAAGAATGCAGACGTGACTGTAGGAAGCATCAGGGCAGTAGACCTGTTTGAGGACATACGGGAAAAAATTCCATTCAATGTGAAAAATTTGGTTGAAAAGTTAGAGGAAGCTGTGGAATTGGCCATTGGAGGCAAGACTGTAGCTATATTGTCAACGGGGGATCCTGGATTTTCAGGAGTTTTAAATACAGTTTTAAGAATAGCTGATGAAAAGGGTTTCGATGAAGGAAACATTGAAGTTATCCCTGGAATAAGCTCTCTGCAATTGGCCGCTGCAAAGACCCATATTCAATGGGACAATGCAAATGTAATGACGTTCCATGGCAGGGAAAACGTTGAGGACATTTTGGAAGTTATAAACAATGGAAAAGCAACAATTGCGCTTCCATCAAGAAAGGTAAGGGATATGGCCCAATTCCTGCTTGACAATGGAGTCAGTGAAAGTAGGGAAGTTACTGTTTGCGAAAGGCTAAGCTATGATGATGAGAGAATTGTCAATGCAACATTAAAAGAAATAGCTGACAGTGAATTTACCTATATGTGCATAATGGTTATTCACTAG
- a CDS encoding AIR synthase-related protein yields MDMEGFVRDRIEDVEEDDLKTILASRIREYKDVDEDNALLIADSVIDEVKTTLKLEECGDEFLKDIVAIPKAGVAMGKMGVGSRGAGDFFVHRKIAEIVASTNTASLVNPSEQDDGGVVRAQADNDELYVTTAVDGIHSRLSEYPFLGGFHVTRATLRDVCVMGADPVAILSDIHLADDGDVGKLFDFTAGVAAVSELVDVPIVAGSTLRVGGDMVLGDRLVSAVGSVGVSNYPPTARKGATAGDVILLTEGSGGGTITTTAIYNGYFDVVWDTMNVNFVQASHALFEADLVKDIHAMTDVTNGGLRGDAHEISNTTGVGLEFYEDEINKTIAPNVLNMLQELDIDPLGVSTDSLMLIVPPEYVSDVKKAVSDAGVLISEIGLVDDTGSPNLIREDGSVEKLVPQFREAAYTKIKKLVGDTTPEDFEIMKAQVQEAADRAISKKERVIKHIREN; encoded by the coding sequence ATGGATATGGAAGGTTTTGTTAGAGATAGGATTGAAGATGTGGAAGAGGACGATTTAAAAACTATCTTAGCATCTAGAATTCGTGAATATAAGGATGTTGATGAGGATAATGCTCTTTTAATTGCAGACAGTGTAATTGATGAAGTTAAAACAACTCTTAAGCTTGAAGAATGTGGTGATGAGTTTTTAAAAGATATTGTCGCAATTCCTAAAGCGGGAGTAGCTATGGGAAAAATGGGAGTTGGTTCTCGTGGAGCAGGTGACTTTTTTGTTCACAGAAAAATAGCGGAAATTGTTGCAAGTACAAATACTGCCTCTCTGGTAAATCCATCAGAACAGGATGATGGGGGAGTAGTTCGTGCTCAAGCAGACAACGACGAATTGTATGTCACTACTGCAGTTGACGGAATTCATTCACGTTTAAGTGAATATCCGTTTTTAGGTGGATTTCATGTAACTAGGGCAACATTGCGTGATGTTTGTGTAATGGGTGCAGATCCGGTAGCTATCTTAAGTGACATTCATTTGGCTGATGATGGTGATGTTGGAAAATTATTTGACTTTACAGCAGGTGTAGCTGCGGTGTCCGAACTTGTGGATGTTCCAATTGTGGCTGGAAGTACCTTACGTGTTGGTGGAGATATGGTTTTAGGTGATAGGCTGGTTTCCGCTGTTGGAAGTGTTGGTGTTTCAAATTATCCTCCAACTGCAAGAAAAGGAGCTACTGCTGGGGATGTTATTCTTTTGACTGAAGGTTCTGGTGGTGGAACTATCACAACCACAGCTATCTATAATGGTTATTTTGATGTGGTTTGGGATACTATGAATGTAAATTTTGTTCAAGCATCTCATGCTCTTTTTGAAGCGGATCTAGTTAAGGATATTCATGCAATGACTGATGTAACCAATGGTGGACTTCGTGGAGATGCTCATGAAATTTCAAACACCACTGGTGTTGGTTTGGAGTTTTATGAAGATGAAATCAACAAAACAATTGCTCCAAATGTATTAAACATGCTTCAAGAATTAGATATTGATCCTTTGGGTGTTTCTACAGATTCATTGATGCTTATAGTGCCTCCTGAATATGTTAGTGATGTTAAGAAAGCTGTTTCTGATGCAGGGGTTCTAATTTCTGAAATTGGACTTGTGGATGATACAGGCTCTCCAAATTTAATTCGTGAAGACGGTAGCGTTGAAAAGCTTGTTCCACAATTTAGGGAAGCTGCCTATACAAAAATCAAGAAGCTTGTTGGGGATACCACTCCTGAAGACTTTGAAATCATGAAGGCACAGGTTCAGGAAGCTGCTGATAGGGCAATTTCTAAAAAGGAACGTGTGATAAAACACATCCGTGAAAATTAA
- a CDS encoding redox-regulated ATPase YchF, translated as MLQIAVTGKPNVGKSSFFNSATSSSVEMANYPFTTIDANKAVAHVISECPCKELDVTCNPRNSICVDGKRLIPIELIDVAGLVPGAHEGKGLGNKFLDDLMQAKVLIHVIDASGSTNAEGQPVEAGSYDPLQDLEFMEHEIVMWMYGILNRNWSRLVRKIEAEKLDIAKVIYDQLSGTGITIEDIIEAKRSIEPDYTKWEEEDFIQLTKNILHIAKPMLIVANKADLPTAAENIERIRERFPNVIPTSAQSEMALVKAAESGLIKYTSGDSDFEILKEDELNTAQKNALAYIKENILEKYGSTGVQEALNYAIFDLLERIVVYPVEDEHKYTDQKGNVLPDAILIRKGSVPRELAYMVHTDIGDNFMHAVDARKNMRISSEYELENNDIISIITR; from the coding sequence ATGCTACAAATTGCAGTAACTGGAAAACCAAATGTTGGAAAATCATCTTTTTTTAATTCAGCTACTTCTTCATCAGTAGAAATGGCTAATTATCCATTTACAACTATTGATGCGAATAAAGCAGTAGCACATGTTATTAGCGAATGTCCATGTAAAGAACTGGATGTTACATGTAATCCAAGAAATTCTATTTGTGTAGATGGAAAAAGATTAATTCCAATAGAACTTATCGATGTGGCAGGACTTGTACCTGGAGCACATGAAGGAAAAGGATTAGGAAATAAATTTTTAGATGACTTAATGCAAGCAAAAGTATTAATTCATGTTATTGATGCATCAGGATCAACAAATGCAGAAGGCCAGCCTGTTGAAGCTGGAAGCTACGATCCACTTCAGGATTTGGAATTCATGGAACATGAAATTGTAATGTGGATGTATGGAATTTTAAATAGAAACTGGTCTAGGCTTGTTCGTAAGATTGAAGCTGAAAAACTAGACATTGCAAAAGTCATTTACGACCAATTATCAGGAACAGGAATAACTATTGAAGACATTATAGAAGCAAAGCGTTCAATAGAACCTGACTATACCAAATGGGAAGAAGAAGATTTCATCCAATTAACAAAAAACATATTGCATATTGCAAAACCAATGTTAATCGTTGCAAATAAAGCAGATTTACCAACAGCTGCTGAAAATATTGAAAGAATACGTGAAAGATTCCCAAATGTAATTCCAACTTCAGCACAATCTGAAATGGCACTTGTAAAAGCAGCAGAATCAGGACTTATCAAATATACCTCTGGAGATTCTGATTTTGAAATTCTTAAAGAAGATGAATTAAATACAGCTCAAAAAAATGCATTAGCATATATAAAAGAAAATATTCTTGAAAAATATGGAAGTACAGGAGTTCAGGAAGCTTTAAATTATGCCATTTTCGATTTACTTGAAAGAATTGTAGTATATCCTGTGGAAGATGAGCATAAATATACTGACCAAAAAGGGAATGTTTTACCAGATGCTATCCTTATCCGCAAAGGTTCAGTTCCAAGAGAATTAGCTTATATGGTCCATACAGACATCGGTGATAATTTTATGCATGCAGTAGATGCACGTAAAAATATGAGAATATCAAG